The proteins below are encoded in one region of Scylla paramamosain isolate STU-SP2022 chromosome 8, ASM3559412v1, whole genome shotgun sequence:
- the LOC135103040 gene encoding probable serine/threonine-protein kinase irlF, whose product MICNSGLLITRKLKELMSGGDLAPSRRPPPTKAVLPPISAEPTRLPAPPHEPRSSSPPEDFFKSSVEILDSWDTFESPAVVCASLDPTRPSGCASLNRPSKPRAEFTKINGKTVRLYSSLPRHKPKGLFTPHLPTTHRQHPSRDPPARPPLEVGVASRRDDSGNANYVALSDIYAELPRKKKKPCMVDDCSSVHHHSESEPHPAPRVAHAPATATVSKSSSTKSLTKKFNTLDFSRKKHERLTVFQKFSSLDRGWRSFVTSRKSSSSKASPSEPPPEREESQAPILSVWREGEHRREAADTTSLTETVGTHRRQYLHHYEQRQYYHHYHHQAEQQQQEQQHQQQQQQQQQQQQQQQQQQQQAHYYEYHQQNHEHRQQKRQYRHQQEYQQQQHHHHHHHHQQQQQQQQQQQQQENNHNHYQHPREYQQHQHQYQQQQTQQQQQQQQQQQPVPGRKVVEDSSTNQKDTRGATHAEDTKKSSPDSTQTKPEETNAGVPQEGDHRGGPRDEPNECPYQCHTLPKAR is encoded by the coding sequence ATGATTTGCAACAGCGGGTTGCTTATCACCAGGAAGCTGAAGGAGCTTATGTCCGGCGGGGACCTGGCCCCCAGCAGGCGTCCCCCGCCCACCAAGGCCGTCCTGCCTCCCATCAGTGCCGAGCCCACTCGCCTCCCCGCGCCCCCGCACGAGCCTCGCTCCTCGTCACCACCTGAGGACTTTTTCAAATCGAGCGTCGAGATCTTGGACTCCTGGGACACCTTTGAGAGCCCGGCGGTGGTGTGTGCCTCGCTTGACCCGACGCGCCCCTCGGGCTGTGCCTCCCTGAACCGCCCCTCAAAACCTCGAGCTGAGTTCACCAAGATCAACGGCAAGACAGTGAGGCTGTACTCCAGCCTGCCCCGCCACAAGCCGAAAGGTCTCTTCACGCCCCACCTGCCGACCACCCACCGACAGCACCCCAGCAGGGACCCGCCTGCACGCCCGCCGTTGGAGGTGGGCGTGGCGAGTCGCAGAGATGACTCAGGCAACGCTAACTACGTGGCCTTATCAGACATCTACGCTGAGCTGCCCCGTAAAAAGAAGAAACCGTGCATGGTCGATGACTGTAGCTCCGTCCACCACCACTCCGAGTCTGAGCCTCACCCAGCCCCTCGTGTTGCTCACGCTCCCGCCACCGCCACGGTCTCAAAGTCTTCCTCCACAAAGAGTCTCACCAAGAAATTCAACACGCTTGACTTCTCTCGGAAGAAGCACGAGAGGCTGACTGTTTTCCAGAAATTCAGCTCCCTGGACCGCGGGTGGCGCTCCTTCGTGACGTCCaggaaaagcagcagcagcaaggccTCGCCCTCAGAGCCGCCGCCGGAGCGGGAAGAGTCACAGGCGCCGATCCTCTCCGTGTGGAGGGAGGGCGAGCACCGCCGGGAGGCCGCCGACACCACCTCGCTGACAGAAACTGTTGGCACCCACCGCCGCCAGTACCTCCATCATTACGAGCAGCGgcagtactaccaccactatcaccaccaggctgaacaacaacagcaagaacaacagcatcaacaacaacaacaacaacaacaacaacaacaacaacaacaacaacaacaacaacaacaagcacactATTACGAATACCATCAACAGAATCATGAGCACCGCCAACAAAAGCGACAATATCGGCATCAACAAgagtaccaacaacaacaacaccatcaccaccaccaccatcaccaacaacaacagcaacagcagcaacagcaacaacaacaagagaataACCATAACCATTACCAACACCCACGTGAATaccaacaacatcaacaccaatatcaacaacaacaaacccaacaacaacaacaacaacaacaacaacaacaaccagtacCAGGCCGTAAGGTGGTGGAGGACTCAAGCACGAACCAAAAGGACACACGGGGAGCCACACATGCGGAAGACACCAAGAAATCATCTCCGGACAGCACTCAGACCAAACCGGAGGAGACGAACGCTGGAGTGCCACAAGAAGGGGACCACCGGGGCGGCCCTAGAGACGAGCCTAACGAGTGCCCTTATCAGTGCCACACCCTCCCTAAAGCAC